In Isoptericola variabilis 225, the genomic window AGGTTGCAGGGCGTGATCTCGTTCCAGGAGCTCGCGACGCCGACCTGCGGCTTGGCGAAGTCCTCGTCGCCCATCCCGACCGCGCGCAGCATCCCGCGCGCCGCCGTCGCCTCGAGCCCGTCGGTCACCTGCCGCGACCGCGGCTTGATGTCAGGAGTCGTCCCAGTCCCGGACTGCGTCGTCATGCCCAGAGCCTAGGCGCGCGATCGCCGTCGTGCGCGAAACGCAACCGAGCAGCCCGAAGAACGCTGGAGAACGTCGGACCGAACGGAAGACGATGCACGACGGCGGAGGGAAGGACCTCGCGCGCGCGGCAGTCAGACCCGAAGTGGAGGGCCCCCTGGGGCCCGTGAACGCTGCCGCGCGCGCGAGGTCCTTCCCTCCGCCGAACGCAAGACGAACGAACGCAAGAAAGGATCAGCGACGAAGACGAGAAACGTCCCGCACAGCCCCACGATCCGCCGACGTCGCCATCGCCGCATACGCCTGCAGCGCCGGCGACACATACCGGTCACGAGAAACGGGGGTCCACGGAGACTCCGAAGCCTCCATCTTCGCCCGCCGCTCCGCGATGACCTCGTCCGGCACGTTCAACCGGATCAGCCGGGACTCGACGTCGATCTCGATCTCGTCGCCGTCCTCGACGAGCCCGATCACCCCACCGGCGGCCGCCTCGGGCGACACGTGCCCGACCGAGATCCCGCTCGACCCGCCCGAGAACCGGCCGTCGGTGATGAGCGCGCAGACCTTGCCCAGGCCGCGGCCCTTGATGAACGACGTCGGGTACAGCATCTCCTGCATGCCGGGCCCGCCGGCCGGTCCCTCGTAGCGCACGACGACGACGTGGCCGGGCTGGACCTGCTTGGTGAGGATCTTCTCGACGGCCTCGTCCTGCGACTCGCACACGAGCGCGCGGCCCACGAAGTGGAAGACGTCGGGGTCGACGCCCGCCGTCTTGAAGACCGCACCGTCCTCGGCGAGGTTGCCGCGCAGCACCGCCAGACCGCCCTCGACGGTGTAGGCGTGCTCGACGTCGCGGATGCACCCGTTCACCGGGTCGAGGTCGAGGCTCTCCCACCGGTTGGTCGTGGAGAACGCCTGCGTGGTGCGCACGCCGCCGGGCGCCGCGTGGAACAGCTCGATCGCGCGCTCGGTCGCCTTGCCGCCGCGGACGTCCCAGTCGTCGAGCCACTCGCGCAGCGTGGGCGTGTGGACGCTCGTGACGTCGTGGTCGAGGAGGCCCGCCCGGTCGAGCTCGCCCAGCAGCGCGGGGATGCCGCCGGCCCGGTGGACGTCCTCCATGTGGTAGTTCGGGTGGTTGGGCGCGACCTTCGCGAGGCACGGCACGCGACGGCTGAGGTCGTCGATGTCCGCGAGCGTGAAGTCGACCTCGGCCTCCTGCGCGGCCGCGAGGATGTGCAGGACGGTGTTGGTCGAGCCGCCCATCGCGACGTCGAGCGCCATGGCGTTCATGAACGCGGCCTTGGTCGCGATGCCGCGGGGCGCGGCGGTGTCGTCCTCGTCGTCGTAGTACCGCTTGGCGAGCTCGACGATCGTACGGCCGGCCTCGAGGAAGAGCTCCTTGCGCGCGGCGTGCGTCGCGAGCGTCGAGCCGTTGCCCGGCAGCGACAGGCCGAGCGCCTCGGTGAGGCAGTTCATGGAGTTCGCCGTGAACATGCCGGAGCAGGAGCCGCAGGTGGGGCAGGCGTTCTCCTCGACCTTCGCGAGCGCCTCGTCGGAGACGTTGTCGTCCGCCGAGTAGTTGATCGCGTTGACGAGGTTGAGGTTCGTCTTCGCGACGCCGTCGGCCACGACCGCCTTGCCGGCCTCCATCGGCCCGCCCGAGACGAAGATGACCGGGATGTTGAGCCGCAGCGCCGCGTTGAGCATGCCGGGCGTGATCTTGTCGCAGTTGGAGATGCACACGAGGGCGTCGGCGCAGTGCGCGTTGACCATGTACTCGACCGAGTCGGCGATGAGGTCGCGGCTGGGCAGCGAGTAGAGCATGCCGCCGTGGCCCATCGCGATGCCGTCGTCGACCGCGATGGTGTTGAACTCCTTGGCGACGCCGCCGGCCTCACGGATCGCGGACGCCACGAGGTCGCCCATGTCCTTGAGGTGCACGTGCCCCGGGACGAACTGCGTGTACGAGTTGGCGATCGCGACGATCGGCTTCCCGAAGTCTTCCGAGCCCATGCCCGTCGCGCGCCAGAGGGCGCGGGCGCCGGCCATGTTGCGGCCGTGGGTGGACGTGCGGGAGCGCAGGGGGCGGCTCATCTCAGCTCCTTCTCGCGGATCGCGTCGACGCCGCGGGCGGCGCCTTCGCGCAGGGTACGCCGCCGCGTCCGACGACGGTGCGCCCGTCCGCGTCGTGGTCGCCCCGGGCACCTGCCACCTGGGCGGACGCCGTCACCGAGCGGCGGCGTGGTCCGCGCGGAACTCGTCCTCGAGGATGCTCATGACGATCGAGTCGGCCCAGCCGTCGCCGTCGCGGTAGACGTCGCGCAGGACGCCCTCCTCGCGGAACCCGAGCGACCCGTACAGGGCGCGGGCCCGCGGGTTGATGCTCAGCACGTCGAGGCTCACGCGGTGCAGGTGCGGGCCGGCGTCGTGGTCGAACGCGAAGCGCAGGACCTCGATGATCGCCTCGCGCCCGTACCCGCGGCCCCGGTAGTCGGGCAGCATCTGCAGCCGCAGGTTCGCCGAACCGGCGTGCTCGTCGAGGTCGTTGAGGACGATCTCGCCGATCAGCTCGTCGCTCACCGGCTGGCCGTCCCGGACGGCGCCGGGCGTGATCGCCCAGTCGTACCGTCCGGGACGGTCGGTCACGGTCGCGGCCCACTCGTCAACCTGCTCGCGCGTGAACGTCGCGGTGGTCCCGGTCAGGCGCAGCCCTTCCGGGTCCTGCAGCGACTCCCACAGACGCTCGGCGTCGCGGGCCTCGATGGGGCGCAGGCGCACCATCTCGCCGTGGATGACGGGCGATCTCACGCCCCGATCCTCTCCAGCACGAGCTCGCGGACGCGCTTGGCGTCCGCCTGGCCGCGCGTCGCCTTCATGACGGCGCCGATGATCGCGCCCACCGGGCCCTGGTTGCCGCCGCGGACCTTCTCGACGACGTCGGGCTGCGCAGCGAGCGCCTCGTCGATCGCCGCGAGGAGCGCGCCGTCGTCGGACACGACCTCGAGGCCCCGCGCGGCGACGACCTGCTCGGGGCCGCCCTCGCCCGCGAGCACGCCGTCGAGCACCTGGCGCGCGAGCTTGTCGTTGATGCGGCCCGAGTCGACGAGCCCCTGCAGCTGGGCGATCTGCTGCGGCGTGATCGGCATGTCGGCGAGCGCGACCTCGTCCTGCTTGGCCCGGCGCGCGAGCTCGCCCATCCACCACTTGCGCGCGCCCGCGGGGCTCGTGCCCGCGGCGACGGTCGCCTCGATGAGGTCGAGCGCGCCGGCGTTGACGACGTCGCGCATCTCGGCGTCGGCGTAGCCCCACTCGGTCTGGAGCCGGCGACGACGCGCCTGCGGCAGCTCGGGCAGGCTCGCGCGGATCTCCTCGACCCACTCGCGGCTCGGCGCGACGGGCACGAGGTCGGGCTCCGGGAAGTACCGGTAGTCCTCGGCGTCGGACTTCACGCGGCCGGCGGTCGTGATGCCGGTGTCCTCGTGCCAGTGGCGCGTCTCCTGCACGACGGCGGTCCCGGCGTCGAGGATCCCGGCCTGGCGCGAGATCTCGTACCGGACGGCGCGCTCGACCGAGCGGAACGAGTTGACGTTCTTGGTCTCGG contains:
- the ilvD gene encoding dihydroxy-acid dehydratase; amino-acid sequence: MSRPLRSRTSTHGRNMAGARALWRATGMGSEDFGKPIVAIANSYTQFVPGHVHLKDMGDLVASAIREAGGVAKEFNTIAVDDGIAMGHGGMLYSLPSRDLIADSVEYMVNAHCADALVCISNCDKITPGMLNAALRLNIPVIFVSGGPMEAGKAVVADGVAKTNLNLVNAINYSADDNVSDEALAKVEENACPTCGSCSGMFTANSMNCLTEALGLSLPGNGSTLATHAARKELFLEAGRTIVELAKRYYDDEDDTAAPRGIATKAAFMNAMALDVAMGGSTNTVLHILAAAQEAEVDFTLADIDDLSRRVPCLAKVAPNHPNYHMEDVHRAGGIPALLGELDRAGLLDHDVTSVHTPTLREWLDDWDVRGGKATERAIELFHAAPGGVRTTQAFSTTNRWESLDLDPVNGCIRDVEHAYTVEGGLAVLRGNLAEDGAVFKTAGVDPDVFHFVGRALVCESQDEAVEKILTKQVQPGHVVVVRYEGPAGGPGMQEMLYPTSFIKGRGLGKVCALITDGRFSGGSSGISVGHVSPEAAAGGVIGLVEDGDEIEIDVESRLIRLNVPDEVIAERRAKMEASESPWTPVSRDRYVSPALQAYAAMATSADRGAVRDVSRLRR
- a CDS encoding GNAT family N-acetyltransferase translates to MRSPVIHGEMVRLRPIEARDAERLWESLQDPEGLRLTGTTATFTREQVDEWAATVTDRPGRYDWAITPGAVRDGQPVSDELIGEIVLNDLDEHAGSANLRLQMLPDYRGRGYGREAIIEVLRFAFDHDAGPHLHRVSLDVLSINPRARALYGSLGFREEGVLRDVYRDGDGWADSIVMSILEDEFRADHAAAR
- the gatB gene encoding Asp-tRNA(Asn)/Glu-tRNA(Gln) amidotransferase subunit GatB → MTTASAPTTALVDYDDAVRRYDPVLGIEVHVELGTRTKMFCPAEVEFGAPPNTQVTPVSLGLPGALPVVNGKAVEYAIRIGLALNCQIAENCRFARKHYFYPDIPKNFQTSQYDEPIAFDGWLDVELEDGTVHRVEIERAHMEEDAGKNTHVGGSTGRIHGAEYSLVDYNRAGIPLVEIVTKPITGAGERAPEVARAYVQALRDIFRVLDVSEARMERGNVRADVNVSLRPSPDAPLGTRTETKNVNSFRSVERAVRYEISRQAGILDAGTAVVQETRHWHEDTGITTAGRVKSDAEDYRYFPEPDLVPVAPSREWVEEIRASLPELPQARRRRLQTEWGYADAEMRDVVNAGALDLIEATVAAGTSPAGARKWWMGELARRAKQDEVALADMPITPQQIAQLQGLVDSGRINDKLARQVLDGVLAGEGGPEQVVAARGLEVVSDDGALLAAIDEALAAQPDVVEKVRGGNQGPVGAIIGAVMKATRGQADAKRVRELVLERIGA